The Clostridioides sp. ES-S-0010-02 genome window below encodes:
- a CDS encoding DUF1648 domain-containing protein, producing MNKIECLFTIFSTLILMYATFYFMPHLIGKNHIYGVSINQEHRNYPDFIILDKKFKKLLSIGFIVIFILVLALVFMFDKIEFSYSISIIGFLLYESILYIYIHKEVKMTKSKFFTELSQISADSKLVIDMDFINEKNKIIKKFKILYLIPVLLTFGISIFILLNYNQLPDLITTHSTITGKPDGFMKKSYLGVFKLIGLEFCIMILLYITSIGAIKARIKVDTNKIEESKTKNIKYLNKIGYLFFILMIMMIVQFFIVFLSLKTNSNLLTVINIIMLLVIIYLMVTYINSPNLKSNSSYTPDNDEKYWIGGIIYNNPNDPSFMVDKRFGIGWTINLGNPIGKILYILIAIFLIFSLFSVIKSLLL from the coding sequence ATGAATAAGATTGAATGTTTATTTACAATATTTTCAACCTTAATTTTGATGTATGCTACTTTTTATTTTATGCCACATCTTATTGGTAAAAATCACATTTATGGTGTTTCTATAAACCAAGAACATAGAAACTATCCTGATTTTATAATACTTGATAAAAAATTTAAAAAACTTTTATCTATAGGATTCATTGTGATTTTTATTTTAGTTTTAGCTCTAGTTTTTATGTTTGATAAAATAGAATTTTCTTATTCTATTAGTATTATAGGGTTTTTACTATATGAAAGTATATTATATATCTATATTCATAAAGAAGTTAAAATGACTAAATCCAAGTTTTTCACTGAATTAAGTCAGATAAGTGCAGACTCAAAATTGGTAATAGATATGGATTTTATAAATGAAAAAAATAAAATAATAAAAAAATTTAAGATATTGTATTTAATACCAGTATTACTTACTTTTGGAATAAGTATTTTTATATTGCTTAACTATAATCAATTACCAGATTTAATTACTACGCACTCTACTATAACAGGAAAACCTGATGGATTTATGAAAAAATCCTATCTTGGTGTGTTTAAATTAATAGGTCTTGAGTTTTGTATAATGATTTTATTATATATAACTTCTATTGGAGCTATAAAAGCGAGAATTAAAGTAGATACAAATAAAATTGAAGAAAGTAAAACTAAAAACATTAAATATCTAAATAAAATTGGTTATTTGTTTTTTATATTGATGATTATGATGATAGTACAATTCTTTATCGTTTTTTTATCATTAAAAACAAATTCAAATTTATTAACTGTTATAAATATAATAATGCTTTTAGTTATAATTTATTTAATGGTAACATATATTAATTCTCCAAATTTAAAATCCAATTCTTCTTATACTCCAGACAATGATGAAAAGTACTGGATAGGAGGTATTATATATAATAATCCAAACGACCCATCATTTATGGTTGATAAAAGATTTGGCATAGGATGGACTATAAATTTGGGAAATCCGATTGGAAAGATATTATATATTCTTATAGCTATATTTTTAATTTTTTCACTTTTTAGTGTTATAAAATCTCTTTTACTTTAA
- a CDS encoding ABC transporter ATP-binding protein, whose protein sequence is MEILRVENLTKSYGKNETKVDAIKNVSLSIEKGEFIAITGPSGSGKSTLLHLLGGVDRPTSGKVYINDVDIYNLKTKDLAIFRRRNIGLIYQFYNLIPVLNVKENILLPAELDNRKIDKEYLNDLMKTLGLSNRENHLPNQLSGGQQQRTSIGRALINRPSIVLADEPTGNLDSKNSKEILELLKLSVKKYNQTLIMITHDKNIALQADRIIGIEDGIIKSDEVI, encoded by the coding sequence ATGGAAATTTTAAGAGTAGAAAATCTGACTAAAAGTTATGGTAAAAATGAAACAAAAGTCGATGCAATAAAAAATGTAAGCTTGTCTATAGAAAAAGGTGAGTTTATAGCAATAACAGGTCCAAGCGGAAGTGGAAAGAGTACATTATTACATTTATTAGGAGGTGTTGATAGACCTACTAGTGGTAAGGTTTATATAAATGATGTAGATATATATAATCTAAAAACTAAGGATTTGGCAATCTTTAGAAGAAGAAATATAGGTCTTATATATCAATTCTATAATCTGATTCCAGTTTTAAATGTCAAAGAAAATATATTACTTCCAGCAGAGCTTGATAATAGAAAGATTGATAAAGAATACTTGAATGATTTGATGAAAACATTGGGTCTAAGCAACAGAGAAAATCATCTTCCTAATCAATTATCAGGAGGTCAACAACAAAGAACATCTATAGGACGTGCCTTAATTAATAGACCATCTATAGTATTAGCAGATGAACCAACAGGTAATCTAGATAGCAAAAACTCAAAAGAAATACTAGAGTTATTAAAATTATCAGTGAAAAAATATAATCAAACATTAATAATGATAACTCATGACAAAAATATAGCACTTCAGGCGGATAGAATTATAGGCATAGAAGATGGAATTATAAAAAGTGATGAGGTGATATAA
- a CDS encoding pyridoxamine 5'-phosphate oxidase family protein, with protein MFREMRLKKREMTKEDTIEVLKNGEFGTFSTISENGYPYGVAVNYVYFNDSVYFHCARSGHKLDNISANNKVSFLVVANESVLPDKFSTTYASAVVFGKASTVDNEEKKNALVEIIKKYSKGFIEEGMKYIEKDINLTTVVKIEIYHISGKASRL; from the coding sequence ATGTTTAGAGAAATGAGATTAAAAAAGAGAGAAATGACAAAAGAAGATACTATAGAAGTATTAAAAAATGGTGAATTTGGTACTTTTTCTACTATAAGTGAAAATGGCTATCCTTATGGAGTTGCTGTAAATTATGTATACTTTAATGATTCTGTATATTTTCATTGTGCAAGAAGTGGACATAAATTAGATAATATCTCAGCAAATAACAAGGTTTCTTTCTTAGTAGTAGCTAATGAAAGTGTTCTTCCAGATAAATTTAGTACTACATATGCTAGCGCTGTAGTATTTGGAAAAGCTTCAACAGTAGACAATGAGGAAAAGAAAAATGCTCTTGTAGAAATAATAAAAAAATATTCTAAGGGCTTTATTGAAGAAGGTATGAAGTACATAGAAAAAGATATAAATTTGACAACTGTAGTTAAAATAGAAATATACCATATTTCTGGTAAAGCTTCTCGTTTATAA
- a CDS encoding response regulator transcription factor has translation MLKLLIVEDDSTISFGIKYALEQEGFSVDISKDLSSGKEMISSNEYSMVLLDVMLPDGTGYEFCEYVRKFSQIPIIFLTACDEEVNIVLGLDIGGDDYITKPFRIRELISRIKAVLRRKGDATEENKKILKYRDLNIYTLEARVYKNNKEIFLTSVEYKLLLILIQNKNTVLSRTQILEKLWDVTYDFVSDNTLTVYIKRLREKIGDDLCKPIYIETVRGLGYKWIGSENNVSI, from the coding sequence ATGTTAAAGTTATTGATAGTTGAGGATGACAGTACTATCTCTTTTGGAATAAAGTATGCATTGGAGCAAGAGGGATTTAGTGTAGATATATCAAAGGATTTATCAAGTGGAAAAGAAATGATATCTTCTAATGAATATAGTATGGTACTATTGGATGTAATGTTACCAGATGGAACAGGATATGAATTTTGTGAGTATGTAAGAAAGTTTTCTCAGATTCCCATAATATTTTTAACTGCTTGTGATGAAGAAGTAAACATTGTACTGGGTCTTGATATAGGTGGAGATGACTATATAACAAAACCTTTTAGAATTAGAGAATTAATATCGAGAATAAAAGCTGTTTTAAGAAGAAAAGGTGACGCTACAGAAGAAAATAAGAAGATACTTAAATATAGAGATTTAAATATATATACATTAGAAGCTAGAGTATATAAAAATAACAAAGAAATATTTCTGACATCTGTTGAATATAAGCTTCTTTTAATTCTTATACAGAATAAAAATACAGTTTTGAGTAGAACTCAAATATTAGAAAAGCTTTGGGATGTAACTTATGATTTTGTTAGTGATAATACTTTAACTGTTTATATAAAAAGACTTAGAGAAAAAATAGGAGATGACTTATGTAAACCAATTTACATAGAAACTGTAAGAGGACTAGGTTATAAATGGATAGGAAGTGAAAATAATGTTTCTATATAA
- a CDS encoding NAD(P)H-dependent oxidoreductase: protein MKVAVIFHSVCGSTYLLAREYKKVLEEMNIEVDIFKVSDEVAKTLPQYYLINSKEHKDEFESINVIKSGKELLDYDAIFMGSPTYYGNVSGQMKMFMDSFSDVWVGAPLSGKIFGCFATAGSQHGGGELALQSMNIFAQHMGMTLLSVPCTVRGGHPAYGILHIAGDNSDIRPSDDVKFGIRDYLNSLSIYKK, encoded by the coding sequence ATGAAAGTAGCAGTGATTTTTCATAGCGTTTGTGGAAGTACATATTTATTAGCAAGGGAGTATAAAAAGGTACTTGAAGAAATGAATATAGAGGTAGATATATTTAAAGTAAGTGATGAGGTTGCAAAAACACTTCCTCAGTACTATTTGATAAATTCAAAGGAACATAAAGATGAATTTGAAAGTATAAATGTAATTAAATCTGGAAAAGAATTACTAGATTATGATGCAATATTTATGGGTTCACCAACATATTATGGAAATGTATCTGGTCAAATGAAGATGTTTATGGACAGTTTTTCTGATGTATGGGTAGGAGCACCTTTAAGTGGAAAAATATTTGGTTGTTTTGCTACTGCAGGTTCACAACATGGAGGAGGAGAACTAGCTTTACAATCAATGAATATATTTGCTCAACATATGGGGATGACACTTTTATCAGTTCCATGTACAGTAAGAGGAGGTCATCCAGCATATGGAATACTTCATATAGCAGGAGATAACTCTGATATAAGACCAAGTGATGATGTTAAGTTTGGTATAAGAGATTATCTAAACAGTCTTAGTATATATAAAAAATAG
- a CDS encoding HAMP domain-containing histidine kinase, translated as MFLYNPEVKNFFSKYIILMLMVILISIGFGIININTTKNMIVKNNQAIIGTLVNKYPKLESDIVDIITQGKSMQNVEFGEKILSKYNYDKTIRINSEPLTSKLLSNTIKINIILVCIIFMMIFMLILKYFRTIYNDLSDMTKYVYYSSEGKEFDMKNRNQEGQIGLLKTELLKMTTILNEKVELLNSEKIFLNNTISDISHQLKTPMTSLIILSDLLYNDVPYEVKIDFLDKIKNQLNRMDWLIKSMLKLSKVEAKVIKFKREKIKFSELIHRAIQPMKIPMEIKNQKLSIEGNGNVSYVGDIDWSVEALVNIIKNCIEHTPEFGNISIIYKENPLFSELIIKDDGEGIDKKDIPHIFKRFYRGKSSSKEDSVGIGLAMAKSIIESQNGDIYVNSEKGKGTEFHIAFHKIYDDNSD; from the coding sequence ATGTTTCTATATAATCCTGAAGTAAAGAACTTTTTTAGTAAATATATTATTTTAATGTTGATGGTAATTCTTATATCAATTGGATTTGGTATAATCAATATAAATACAACTAAAAATATGATTGTAAAAAATAATCAAGCTATAATAGGAACCTTAGTTAACAAGTATCCAAAACTAGAAAGTGATATCGTAGATATAATAACACAAGGAAAGTCCATGCAAAATGTAGAATTTGGTGAGAAAATATTAAGTAAGTATAACTATGACAAAACTATTAGAATAAATTCTGAGCCTCTTACTTCCAAATTACTTTCAAACACTATAAAAATAAATATAATCTTAGTTTGTATAATTTTTATGATGATATTTATGTTGATACTTAAATATTTTAGAACTATATATAATGATTTATCAGATATGACTAAGTATGTTTACTATAGTTCAGAAGGAAAAGAATTTGATATGAAAAATAGAAATCAAGAAGGGCAGATAGGTCTTTTAAAAACAGAGCTATTGAAGATGACAACAATTCTTAATGAAAAAGTTGAACTTTTAAATTCAGAAAAAATATTTTTAAATAATACAATTTCAGATATATCACATCAGTTAAAAACTCCCATGACTTCCTTAATCATACTAAGTGATTTATTATATAATGATGTACCATATGAAGTGAAAATAGATTTTTTAGACAAGATAAAAAATCAACTAAATCGTATGGATTGGTTGATTAAAAGTATGCTTAAATTATCAAAAGTAGAAGCTAAAGTTATAAAGTTTAAGAGAGAAAAAATAAAGTTTAGTGAACTTATACATAGAGCAATCCAACCAATGAAAATACCTATGGAGATTAAAAACCAAAAGTTAAGTATAGAAGGCAATGGTAATGTATCTTATGTTGGTGATATTGATTGGTCAGTTGAGGCTTTAGTAAATATAATAAAAAATTGTATAGAACATACTCCTGAGTTTGGAAATATAAGTATAATTTACAAAGAAAATCCATTATTTTCAGAGTTAATAATAAAAGATGATGGTGAAGGTATAGATAAAAAAGATATACCACATATTTTTAAACGTTTCTATAGAGGGAAAAGTAGTTCAAAAGAGGATAGTGTAGGTATAGGGCTTGCAATGGCAAAATCCATAATAGAAAGCCAAAATGGAGATATTTATGTAAATAGTGAAAAAGGTAAAGGAACTGAATTTCATATAGCATTTCATAAGATATATGATGATAATAGTGACTAA
- a CDS encoding GNAT family N-acetyltransferase, giving the protein MRFERLRTYEDKLYLEAIKLYNVSFPFHEQRNPSLQAEIMGHEEYQFNLIYDENDMVGIILCWETENFIYVEHFCINPEMRNKKYGKRALELLNQRGKTVILEIDPPINKISIKRQGFYERVGYKVNDFEHIHPPYHEECNGHQLILMSYPETLTKVEYGNFNQYLRRTVMGL; this is encoded by the coding sequence ATGCGCTTTGAGAGGCTAAGAACATATGAAGATAAATTGTATTTAGAGGCAATAAAGTTATACAATGTAAGTTTTCCTTTTCATGAACAGAGAAACCCATCTTTACAAGCAGAAATTATGGGTCATGAAGAATATCAATTTAACTTAATTTATGATGAAAACGACATGGTTGGTATCATTTTATGCTGGGAAACAGAGAATTTTATTTACGTGGAACATTTCTGTATCAATCCTGAAATGCGCAATAAAAAGTATGGAAAAAGAGCTTTGGAGCTGTTAAACCAGCGAGGCAAAACTGTTATTCTAGAAATCGACCCTCCCATTAATAAAATTTCCATCAAGCGACAAGGTTTTTATGAGAGGGTTGGATATAAGGTAAATGATTTTGAACATATTCACCCACCATACCATGAAGAATGCAATGGACATCAGTTAATTTTGATGTCTTATCCAGAAACATTGACAAAAGTTGAGTATGGTAATTTCAATCAGTATTTAAGAAGAACAGTAATGGGGTTATGA
- a CDS encoding HD domain-containing protein, with protein MLSKTEIKYFNDCASEILSSEKVQLMRTFPHHGNVSCLEHSLSVAYYSYLLCKKLHLNVEIQSVIRGALLHDFFLYDWHYKGDRKGLHGFTHPKEALKNANLFFQINEKETDIILKHMWPLTVRPPRYKEALIVCLLDKFCCLVETLRIHSLLSPYHI; from the coding sequence ATGTTGTCAAAAACTGAAATTAAATACTTTAATGATTGTGCTTCTGAGATACTTTCATCTGAAAAAGTACAACTTATGAGAACATTTCCTCATCATGGCAATGTTTCATGTCTTGAACATAGTTTATCAGTAGCATATTATAGTTATCTATTATGTAAAAAATTGCATTTAAATGTTGAAATTCAAAGCGTTATTAGAGGGGCTCTACTGCATGATTTTTTTCTTTATGACTGGCATTATAAAGGTGATAGAAAGGGATTACATGGTTTTACTCATCCTAAAGAAGCACTAAAAAACGCAAATTTATTCTTTCAAATAAATGAAAAAGAAACAGACATTATTTTAAAGCATATGTGGCCACTTACTGTTAGACCTCCTAGATACAAAGAAGCATTAATTGTTTGCTTATTAGATAAATTTTGTTGTCTAGTTGAGACTCTAAGAATACACTCACTACTCTCTCCTTATCACATATAA
- a CDS encoding ABC transporter permease yields the protein MNLYTSLTVRYLKQNKRRTIVTIIGIILSTALICGIGNIFESFMDYQIRETIKNDGSFHAKFYNVNKKNIDYATKSAEIKSYALTNQLGYSRIEDTVNGILSVKQYDKNAMEGYRVSIKEGRFPDKDGEIILSENIVNLMEKKLKIGDKITLKVGDMFDSNNKKIDDMSVFHEGDYIANEKEKTFKIVGIIKRPGFELTDQVATGLTYFNPIDNNKETVNISITAKNPKDIYEITRKISNNIYTNKDKASNSEMIKYNEHLLRLQGASKYANINSSIKAIITMVTILVIICTIATVYNSFSISITERKKQFGILNSIGATTNQIKRLVFIEGIIISCIGIPIGLLSGTVAIDLVFKAINKYLTESVVSQMGLQIVYNPLIIIISIIIVLLTIFISILLPAITASNISPLSVIRSSGDYKVGKVKNSKLIKLVFGTEGVLAYKSVRRNRKKFIVTLFSLIVSIVIFISFSGFMANFLKGEEIRNSQRNYDLYLSSRQISKSMDDTINKLKNISGIKNFEVAVGEYISIGVDKDKINKSKENLIKDYYQQRKVGDSYVYEFNNNELIFPGETAIQNKTKNLIKGSFDKERAIKENGVIFVRKSYFESKGKKGVIELTNYKVGDTVTCEYTGENDSKKKVNIKILGITDEKRLGMGYQNMGLQFLTYDEVAENMDLKLEKGIVFIDSGGSAQTRKSIESLAKKNNVNFHDENTSDKSEKQNLKAIKVFVYGFIVVISLVSVTNILNTISTSINLRKRELAIIQSIGVTPVGFRKMIYLESFIYGILSLLFGVPIGIGLILIMNKLVSGVIEFSTVIPWTAIGICIVSVFIITFIAAYIPMNKLNKENIIDNIRKESI from the coding sequence ATGAATCTATATACATCTCTAACTGTTAGATATTTAAAACAAAATAAAAGACGAACTATTGTAACTATAATTGGAATAATACTTTCCACTGCTCTAATTTGTGGTATAGGTAACATATTTGAAAGTTTTATGGATTATCAAATAAGAGAAACCATAAAAAATGATGGGAGTTTTCATGCTAAATTCTACAATGTAAACAAAAAAAATATAGACTATGCAACAAAATCGGCTGAAATAAAAAGTTATGCACTTACTAATCAACTTGGATACTCTAGAATAGAAGATACTGTAAATGGTATATTAAGCGTTAAGCAATATGATAAAAATGCTATGGAAGGATATAGAGTTTCTATAAAAGAAGGTAGATTTCCAGATAAAGATGGAGAAATTATTTTAAGTGAAAACATAGTTAATCTTATGGAGAAAAAGCTAAAAATAGGAGATAAGATAACCTTAAAAGTAGGTGATATGTTTGATAGTAATAACAAAAAAATTGATGATATGAGTGTATTTCATGAAGGTGATTATATTGCCAATGAAAAAGAAAAGACATTTAAAATTGTAGGTATAATCAAAAGGCCAGGATTTGAACTCACTGACCAAGTTGCTACTGGTTTAACTTACTTTAATCCTATAGATAATAATAAAGAGACAGTGAATATATCAATAACAGCAAAAAATCCTAAAGATATATATGAAATAACAAGAAAAATAAGTAATAATATATATACAAATAAAGATAAAGCATCAAACTCTGAAATGATAAAATACAATGAACATTTATTGAGATTACAAGGAGCTAGTAAGTATGCAAATATAAATAGTTCTATAAAAGCTATAATTACTATGGTAACTATTTTAGTAATTATATGTACAATTGCTACAGTATATAATTCTTTTAGTATTTCTATAACTGAACGAAAAAAGCAGTTTGGAATATTAAATTCTATAGGAGCTACTACTAATCAAATTAAAAGATTAGTTTTTATTGAAGGTATTATAATTAGCTGTATTGGAATACCAATAGGACTATTGTCTGGAACAGTAGCTATAGATTTAGTATTTAAAGCTATAAATAAATATCTTACAGAATCAGTTGTATCACAGATGGGTTTACAAATAGTATATAATCCATTAATAATAATTATCAGTATAATAATTGTTTTACTTACAATTTTTATATCAATTCTCCTACCTGCAATAACAGCCTCTAATATTTCTCCTCTTAGTGTAATAAGGAGTAGTGGAGATTACAAAGTAGGTAAGGTTAAAAATTCGAAACTTATTAAATTAGTTTTTGGAACAGAAGGTGTACTTGCATATAAAAGTGTAAGAAGAAATAGAAAGAAATTTATTGTGACACTTTTTTCTTTAATAGTAAGTATAGTAATATTTATATCTTTTAGCGGATTTATGGCGAATTTCTTAAAAGGTGAAGAAATCAGAAATTCTCAAAGAAACTACGATTTATATTTAAGTTCAAGACAAATATCTAAGTCTATGGATGATACTATAAATAAACTAAAAAATATATCTGGAATAAAAAACTTTGAAGTAGCTGTAGGAGAGTATATTTCTATAGGAGTAGATAAGGATAAAATAAATAAATCTAAAGAAAATCTAATTAAGGATTATTATCAACAACGTAAGGTTGGAGATAGTTATGTATATGAGTTTAACAACAACGAACTAATTTTTCCTGGAGAAACTGCAATACAAAATAAAACAAAAAACTTAATAAAAGGCTCTTTTGATAAAGAAAGAGCGATTAAAGAAAATGGAGTGATATTTGTTAGAAAAAGTTACTTTGAATCAAAGGGTAAGAAAGGCGTAATAGAGTTAACTAATTACAAAGTTGGAGATACTGTAACTTGTGAATATACTGGCGAAAATGATTCAAAGAAAAAAGTAAACATAAAAATTCTTGGTATAACAGATGAAAAACGTCTAGGAATGGGTTATCAAAATATGGGATTGCAATTTTTAACTTATGATGAGGTTGCTGAAAATATGGATTTAAAGTTAGAGAAAGGTATTGTCTTTATTGACTCAGGGGGAAGTGCTCAGACTAGGAAGAGTATAGAGTCTTTGGCTAAGAAAAATAATGTCAATTTTCATGATGAAAATACAAGTGACAAAAGTGAAAAGCAAAATTTAAAAGCTATTAAAGTTTTTGTATATGGGTTTATAGTAGTGATATCTCTAGTAAGTGTTACAAATATACTAAATACAATAAGTACAAGTATAAATCTAAGAAAAAGAGAACTAGCAATAATACAATCAATAGGTGTTACTCCTGTAGGTTTTAGAAAAATGATATACTTAGAAAGTTTTATCTATGGTATTTTATCTTTATTGTTTGGCGTACCAATTGGTATTGGGTTGATATTAATTATGAATAAATTAGTTTCAGGTGTAATTGAGTTTTCTACAGTTATACCATGGACAGCAATTGGCATATGCATAGTTAGTGT
- a CDS encoding tryptophan transporter codes for MKTNTKKLTLNAILLAMGLLIHQLTPAIGLPMQPDISLAMMFIIMILNKDDYKICLVAGIVTGIFAALTTKFPGGQIPNILDKTITINIMFMIMYIIYKLPFMKKLNSKKQDLIAATIIFPVGTVISGTLFLLVAQAIVGLPGGSFTALFMVAVVPAILINLIAGMLLFKVVSISIRRISYQG; via the coding sequence ATGAAAACAAATACAAAAAAATTAACTTTAAATGCAATACTTTTAGCTATGGGATTATTGATACATCAACTTACACCTGCTATAGGACTTCCAATGCAACCAGATATATCACTAGCAATGATGTTTATAATAATGATACTAAATAAGGATGATTATAAGATTTGTTTGGTAGCAGGAATTGTAACAGGAATATTTGCAGCATTAACAACTAAATTCCCAGGTGGTCAGATTCCAAATATACTTGATAAAACTATTACAATAAATATAATGTTCATGATAATGTATATAATTTATAAATTACCATTTATGAAAAAATTGAACAGTAAAAAACAAGATTTAATAGCTGCAACAATAATATTCCCAGTAGGGACAGTTATAAGTGGAACTCTATTTTTACTAGTTGCTCAAGCTATAGTAGGTCTTCCTGGAGGTTCATTCACAGCGTTATTTATGGTAGCAGTGGTACCAGCAATATTGATAAACTTAATAGCTGGTATGTTATTATTTAAAGTAGTAAGTATCTCTATAAGAAGAATAAGTTATCAAGGATAA
- a CDS encoding TetR/AcrR family transcriptional regulator, translating to MARKPILEGGKREEILKCALQLFLKNGYESTSIRMILNEVGGEVGMFYHYFSSKQELFDEALRLFMKMQGERTSKLMSQKSDKISPRMRLEQLIECYDSGMDEFSKLSDGAIHWSVLSSIHSLTLEAILPSFRTMIIEILRLADKKDLSESKWLAPFVLKGISGLLHDKSFAELSKEKQMLLIINLLCRTLQVPYSLFEE from the coding sequence ATGGCACGAAAACCTATTTTAGAAGGTGGTAAAAGAGAAGAAATACTTAAATGCGCTTTACAGTTGTTTCTAAAAAACGGTTATGAAAGCACCTCTATTCGCATGATATTAAATGAGGTTGGTGGAGAAGTTGGAATGTTCTACCATTACTTTTCTTCCAAACAAGAATTATTTGATGAAGCCTTAAGACTCTTCATGAAAATGCAAGGAGAGCGAACTTCTAAACTGATGAGTCAGAAATCCGATAAGATTTCCCCACGAATGAGATTGGAACAACTTATAGAATGCTATGACAGCGGAATGGATGAATTTTCGAAATTATCTGATGGAGCTATTCATTGGTCAGTTTTATCATCTATTCACAGCTTAACCTTAGAAGCAATTCTGCCCTCTTTTAGGACAATGATTATTGAAATACTCAGATTAGCAGATAAAAAAGACTTAAGTGAGTCTAAATGGCTTGCGCCATTTGTACTAAAAGGTATCAGTGGATTATTACATGATAAATCATTTGCTGAATTAAGCAAAGAAAAACAGATGCTTTTAATTATAAATTTACTATGCAGAACTTTACAAGTTCCATATAGCTTGTTTGAAGAATAA
- a CDS encoding GntR family transcriptional regulator, protein MILNLDFNSDKSIYVQIKEEITKAIASGELKINESLPSVRSMAENIGVNLHTVNKSYNELKEEGFLNIDRRKGAIVAQLPMETENSTRQKNRIDLELLVAKSYLSGINKEEFLTLSKNLFDKYEVKYYE, encoded by the coding sequence ATGATTTTAAATTTAGATTTTAATAGTGATAAGTCTATTTATGTACAAATTAAAGAAGAGATAACTAAAGCTATAGCTTCAGGAGAATTAAAAATAAATGAATCACTTCCATCTGTAAGAAGTATGGCTGAAAATATTGGTGTAAATCTACATACTGTAAATAAGTCTTATAATGAACTAAAAGAAGAAGGATTTTTAAATATTGATAGGCGAAAAGGTGCAATTGTAGCTCAACTTCCAATGGAAACAGAAAATTCAACTCGCCAAAAAAATAGAATTGATTTAGAACTTTTAGTAGCAAAATCTTATTTATCAGGTATCAATAAAGAAGAGTTCTTGACGTTAAGTAAAAATCTATTTGATAAGTATGAGGTGAAATACTATGAATAA